In Methanofervidicoccus sp. A16, the sequence ATCCTTTATATGTTGGATTTCAAGTATCTCCATTATTTCATTTACCCTACTTTTAATTTCAGATTCCTGTAATTTTCTTATTTTCAATCCAAAGGCTATATTCTCATATACGTTTTTATGGGGGAATAGGGCATACTCCTGAAAAACAAACCCTACGTTCCTCTCCTGTGGGGGGTAGTTATCCATTAACTCGTCGTTTATTATTACACTTCCCCTATCCTGCTTTATCAATCCTGCAATGATCTTTAAAAGGGTAGTCTTTCCACAACCACTCGGTCCCAACAGTACCATTATCTCCCTATCCCTTACACTTAAATTTATTCCATTTAAAACCATCTGCCCATTAAATTCCTTTGATATGTTATCCAATACAATCATCATTTTACCCCCCAAAATACTTAGTTCTTTTTTAATTTTCCATAGCCTATTCTTTTAAATAGTGCCAAGATTCCAAAGGATATCAATATTAGAATCAGGGAGAGAATATTTGCAACCTCTCTATTTCCACTCTGGGCACTGTTAAATATGGCTATAGGCAAGGTACTCAAAAGACCGCTAACCATCATAGTGGCTCCAAATTCCCCCATTGCCCTGGCATAGGTAAGTATTACTCCAGATATGATTCCAGGTTTTGATAGGGGCAGGATTATCTCTTTAAATATCTCATACTCCCCTGCTCCAAGGGTCTTTGAGGCGTCAATTAGTGAGGGAGGTATATCCTCAAAGGAGGTTTTAACACTTCTTACCATAAAGGGAAGTGCCACAAAGGTTTGGGCAAGGATGATTGCAAAGGTACTGAACATTATGGTTATCCCTAAGAGGTGTAATGGATATCCAATTATCCCATACCTTCCAAAGGTTATTAGAAGTAAGTATCCTGCAACGGTGGGGGGTATTACCAAGGGAAGGTTGATCATAATATCCAATACCTCTTTAAATGGAAACTCCTTATAGGTTAATAGATAGGCCAAGGGAATCCCGATAAAAAATGAGATTATGGTTGATATAAGGGATGTAATTACACTTAAAATCAAAGGGCCCAGTATATCCCGGTAATCGATAGAGACATTTAGATTTAACCCTATATTGTATAGTAATGCCAAGAGGGGCATAACTATCAGTAGTGTAAATGCTCCAATACTTAGCCCCATTAAACCCTTCATTAGTAATGTACCTATGTTATTCATAATCCACCCAATTATTATAATTACTTAGAGATAACTACCACCAATTCACTCTTTGCAAATATTTTGTAATCCTCAACAAATCCATCCCTTTTAAGAATCTCCATATACCTTACACTTGGAGTAGCAAAGACATCTGCTCCATTTTCACCCCCCACTGCTCCCCCCTTTATTCTCTGGGTTAATGTACCAGAACTTGCAAATAGGAAATTTACCCTACATCCAGTTTTCCTTTCAAATTCTTTTCCCATCTCTTTGAGCATATTTGCCATTCCTGCACCTCCATAAACAACTATACTTCCATCGAGATGTTTTGGAGTGTAGGGCTTTGGATCCCTAACAGTGCCAATGTATCCGTATTTTTTTAATATCTCCTGTCCCTCCTTTGAAATAATAAATTTTATAAATTCCTCTCCTTCTTTTTTATTATCACTATCCCTCAGTACTGCAATGGAGTATTCAGGAAAAACGTTTATTTCCTTTGGGATTTCAATGATCTTTACTTTATCTCCCTCCATAATTGCATCAGGTTTATAGATAAATCCTGCATCCACTTCCCTTGTAATCACCTTATCTAAGACTGCCCTAACAGTAACATCCTTTGATACTATGTTATTCTCTATCTTTTCTGCAAGTTCTGGATTGGATTCTCTTAAATTATCTATAACTTCCATGGCATATCTTCCAGCGGGAACATGCTCTGGATTCCCTATGGCTATGGTTACCCCTTCCCTGCCTAAATCCTCAAACTTTGTTATTATTATGTTTCTACTGGTGGTACATCCAGAGAGTACTGTAGTAATAAGCAACATGGAAATGGATATTATCAATATTCTTTTCATACTGTCCCTCTACCTATTAGGAATGTAATATCCTGTATTGGTTAAATAATAAGGAAGTTAATTTCCGGTATGGTGTTATAAAAATATAATTAATAACATAATAATAATTTTAATAATAAATTTTATAAAATTAATAATAATTTTTAAAAATACTTAAACCCTCATAATCCTCTGACGATTCTATTAAAAGGTTTATAATATCCTCAGCAATTCTCAATGCCCCATTGTATCCTAACATTGGTTTTCTATGGTAGCCATGCCTATCAACAACAGGGAATCCAACCCTTAATAAAGGTATTCTCTCTTCATTTGCTATATACCTCCCCCTATAATCTCCAATGATAATATCAACAGGTCTCTTCTTTATGTAATTATGAAGTTGATATAGGTCGCCACCTTCAAATATAGTTATTTTTCCATTGTTTTCCATCGATATCTTTTTTATTTCAGAGATGAAGTGTGGGGTTTCAGTGTTGGATAAAACTGCAACAACCTCCATCCCCATTTCAAAGGCAAAATTTGTTAATCCAATAACCTTATCAGGATCTCCGAATATAGCCACCCTCTTATTCCTTAATACATCATTTCCATCCACTATGGCATCTATTGCATAGCCCCTATCCTCCCATAGGGACTCTGGAATTTCCTGGCCCGATATATTAGATAGTGTTTTTATAAAGTTATTGGTGTTTTCAATTCCTATTGGGAACTTTAAATTGTAGGATGGCACTCCAAGAGTTTCAAGATACTTTGCTCCATCAATACCCTCCATTCCAAAGGATAAGGTAGATTTTGAATTGGGAGATTCCTCTATATCTCTAACTGTTGCCTCACACTTTGGAAATCTCTCCTTAGGAAGTCTCAATGGCCTATCCAAAGTGGTTATATCTGTAAGTAATCTATAACCTATATTCATTTTTCTTAGTATGTTCTTTATCTCTTTAACATCCCCTGGATTGACAAATCCAGGTATTATGTTTATTTTATCTGACTTTAAGGAATTCCCTTCTAATTTTTTATTCTTCTCTTTATTCTTTTCAGTGATGGTTTTTATTATCTCTTTTAAGGTATTGTTGTATCCATCAATATGGGTACCCCTGTAGGAGAGAGTACTAACACCTACTAAGTAGGTTCCATTGTTATCTTTATGAATATTCTCAGAAATTCTTTTTAACTCCCTTTGAATATCCTCTCCAATTATTTCACTTAATCCTGTGGTCATTGTTACAATTAAATCAGGATCTCTATTCTCCAGTATATTTTTAATACTGGACTCTATAATATCACTTGCTCCATATATTGCGGAGATCTCATAAAAACCTGTAGTGGCAATTTCAACAGGTTCCTTAAAATGCTTTGCCAAGGTATTCTTTACATAATTGGCACATCCCTGGGAGCCATGAACAAGGGGAAATGCCCTGTATATTCCAAGTACTGCCATGACCCCTCCCATTAACTGATTCATCTTTGGAGGGTTTATAGTTAATGACCTTTCCTCCCTATTAATGACCTCTATTGGAATATTCCCACCTTAATTAATTTATAAGTTTCCAGATCTTTGAATTAATTGCTCCATGAACTTCATCTGCAAAATTTATAAAGCCATCAAACCCAACA encodes:
- a CDS encoding ABC transporter permease — protein: MNNIGTLLMKGLMGLSIGAFTLLIVMPLLALLYNIGLNLNVSIDYRDILGPLILSVITSLISTIISFFIGIPLAYLLTYKEFPFKEVLDIMINLPLVIPPTVAGYLLLITFGRYGIIGYPLHLLGITIMFSTFAIILAQTFVALPFMVRSVKTSFEDIPPSLIDASKTLGAGEYEIFKEIILPLSKPGIISGVILTYARAMGEFGATMMVSGLLSTLPIAIFNSAQSGNREVANILSLILILISFGILALFKRIGYGKLKKN
- the modA gene encoding molybdate ABC transporter substrate-binding protein, whose protein sequence is MKRILIISISMLLITTVLSGCTTSRNIIITKFEDLGREGVTIAIGNPEHVPAGRYAMEVIDNLRESNPELAEKIENNIVSKDVTVRAVLDKVITREVDAGFIYKPDAIMEGDKVKIIEIPKEINVFPEYSIAVLRDSDNKKEGEEFIKFIISKEGQEILKKYGYIGTVRDPKPYTPKHLDGSIVVYGGAGMANMLKEMGKEFERKTGCRVNFLFASSGTLTQRIKGGAVGGENGADVFATPSVRYMEILKRDGFVEDYKIFAKSELVVVISK
- a CDS encoding nitrogenase component 1, with product MNQLMGGVMAVLGIYRAFPLVHGSQGCANYVKNTLAKHFKEPVEIATTGFYEISAIYGASDIIESSIKNILENRDPDLIVTMTTGLSEIIGEDIQRELKRISENIHKDNNGTYLVGVSTLSYRGTHIDGYNNTLKEIIKTITEKNKEKNKKLEGNSLKSDKINIIPGFVNPGDVKEIKNILRKMNIGYRLLTDITTLDRPLRLPKERFPKCEATVRDIEESPNSKSTLSFGMEGIDGAKYLETLGVPSYNLKFPIGIENTNNFIKTLSNISGQEIPESLWEDRGYAIDAIVDGNDVLRNKRVAIFGDPDKVIGLTNFAFEMGMEVVAVLSNTETPHFISEIKKISMENNGKITIFEGGDLYQLHNYIKKRPVDIIIGDYRGRYIANEERIPLLRVGFPVVDRHGYHRKPMLGYNGALRIAEDIINLLIESSEDYEGLSIFKNYY